In one window of Gemmatimonas sp. UBA7669 DNA:
- a CDS encoding D-hexose-6-phosphate mutarotase, with protein MGELAEVATPFVDVEAVDGASVRVYLDGAQVASWIPAGGDEQLFVSTRAQYGAGVSIRGGIPVCFPQFGPGLLPQHGFARHCRWRVVELVLGEFVVLELGRCDLPAQWLERAAAWPHEFQAQLRVEVSGSSLELTLQVTNTDRVPFEFTTALHPYFAVRDALTARVHGLAGLSYRDALQGGAEFVERGDAVTFPGNVDRVYYGAPDVLELHDGDRVLRIEKRGFPDAVVWNPGPEGTASRVDFAPGDERQMVCVEAGAIREPVVLEPGAVWRGTQRMVWQS; from the coding sequence TTGGGTGAGCTGGCGGAAGTGGCGACGCCGTTTGTCGATGTCGAAGCAGTCGATGGTGCGTCGGTGCGTGTGTATCTCGACGGCGCGCAGGTGGCGTCGTGGATACCGGCCGGTGGAGATGAGCAGTTGTTCGTGAGCACTCGCGCGCAGTATGGCGCGGGGGTGAGCATCCGGGGCGGCATTCCGGTGTGCTTTCCGCAGTTCGGGCCGGGTCTGCTGCCACAACATGGTTTTGCGCGGCACTGTCGCTGGCGTGTGGTGGAGCTGGTACTCGGGGAGTTTGTCGTGCTGGAGTTGGGTCGCTGTGATCTGCCGGCCCAATGGCTGGAGCGCGCGGCAGCATGGCCGCATGAGTTCCAGGCGCAATTGCGCGTTGAAGTGAGCGGGTCGTCGCTCGAACTCACGCTGCAAGTGACCAACACCGACCGCGTGCCCTTCGAGTTCACGACGGCGCTGCATCCGTATTTCGCCGTGCGCGATGCGTTGACGGCGCGCGTGCATGGCTTGGCGGGCCTCAGCTATCGCGACGCACTGCAGGGTGGCGCCGAGTTCGTGGAGCGGGGTGATGCCGTGACGTTCCCGGGCAATGTGGATCGTGTGTACTACGGCGCGCCCGACGTGCTGGAGTTGCACGATGGCGACAGGGTGCTGCGCATCGAGAAGCGCGGCTTCCCCGACGCGGTGGTGTGGAACCCTGGCCCCGAGGGCACGGCATCGCGTGTGGACTTTGCGCCCGGGGATGAACGGCAGATGGTGTGTGTGGAGGCGGGGGCCATTCGCGAACCGGTGGTGCTTGAACCTGGTGCGGTGTGGCGGGGTACGCAGCGGATGGTCTGGCAGTCCTAG
- a CDS encoding M16 family metallopeptidase: protein MRRHTCMRHVLCAAFIGSALIGHDASGQSTGTRTPPRRPATRAPAKPASAPTARPAEPPPSPAIMGDDSLTMKFEVSGIPVILRQVTANNVVAANLYLLGGVRQLTPATQGIELVLLEASERGTRKYPRDLLRSKMAALGSAIGVSGGVDWTSVGLRATTTGFDSTWAIFADRIMAPRLDAADVDLVREQIAVAMSQRRDSPDAQLDYLADSMAFVGHPYGLEPAGTEASLRSLTVEALRAYHSSQMVTSRMMLVVVGNVSRSKVERLVRESLGRLPRGNYAWTLPDPPQDLPAGYVVEPRQLPTNYLQGYFHGPKATSADYNALRLACAVLSGRLFGEIRQRRNLTYSVNAPFVERAFSVGGLYVTTTQPDEVLAIMQQQIRALQEGIITQEGLELLRQQFIVTYFLDNETNADQANMLARAELYQGDFRRASRFVQELRAVTPEDIQRAARTYMTRVRWAYVGDPKQVTPARLLRF, encoded by the coding sequence ATGAGGCGTCACACCTGCATGCGTCATGTCCTGTGTGCCGCGTTCATCGGGTCGGCGCTGATTGGGCACGACGCGTCCGGCCAGAGCACGGGAACCCGCACGCCGCCGCGTCGTCCCGCCACGCGCGCGCCGGCAAAGCCCGCCTCGGCTCCAACGGCCCGGCCGGCAGAACCGCCGCCGTCTCCCGCCATCATGGGCGATGACTCGCTCACCATGAAGTTCGAGGTGAGCGGCATTCCCGTCATTCTGCGTCAGGTGACGGCCAACAACGTGGTGGCCGCCAACCTGTACCTGCTTGGTGGTGTGCGGCAGCTGACGCCCGCCACGCAGGGCATCGAGCTGGTGCTGCTGGAGGCCAGTGAGCGGGGCACACGCAAGTATCCGCGCGATCTGCTGCGCAGCAAGATGGCCGCGCTGGGCAGCGCCATTGGCGTGAGCGGTGGTGTGGACTGGACCTCGGTCGGGTTGCGTGCCACCACCACCGGGTTCGACAGCACCTGGGCCATCTTTGCCGATCGCATCATGGCGCCGCGTCTCGACGCGGCCGATGTGGACCTGGTGCGTGAGCAGATTGCCGTGGCCATGAGTCAGCGTCGCGACAGTCCCGATGCGCAGCTTGACTATCTGGCTGACAGCATGGCCTTTGTCGGACACCCCTACGGTCTCGAGCCGGCGGGTACCGAGGCCTCCCTGCGCAGTCTCACGGTGGAGGCGCTGCGCGCGTATCACAGCTCGCAGATGGTGACCTCGCGCATGATGCTCGTGGTGGTGGGCAACGTGTCGCGCAGCAAAGTGGAGCGGCTGGTGCGGGAATCACTGGGCCGTTTGCCGCGCGGCAACTACGCCTGGACACTGCCCGATCCGCCGCAGGACTTGCCGGCCGGTTATGTGGTGGAACCCAGGCAGCTGCCCACCAACTATCTGCAGGGCTACTTCCACGGGCCCAAAGCCACCAGCGCCGATTACAACGCCCTGCGACTGGCCTGCGCCGTGCTCTCGGGGCGGCTCTTCGGGGAAATCCGCCAGCGCCGCAATCTTACCTACTCGGTGAATGCGCCCTTCGTGGAGCGTGCCTTCTCCGTGGGCGGACTGTACGTGACCACCACCCAACCCGACGAGGTGCTGGCCATCATGCAGCAGCAGATCCGTGCGCTGCAGGAGGGCATCATCACCCAGGAAGGGCTCGAACTGCTCAGGCAGCAGTTCATCGTCACCTACTTCCTGGACAACGAGACCAACGCCGACCAGGCCAACATGCTCGCGCGCGCCGAACTGTATCAGGGAGACTTCCGGCGGGCGTCGCGTTTTGTGCAGGAACTGCGCGCGGTCACGCCGGAGGACATCCAGCGGGCGGCTCGCACTTACATGACGCGGGTGCGCTGGGCGTATGTGGGCGACCCCAAACAGGTGACGCCGGCGCGGTTGCTGCGATTCTGA
- a CDS encoding Gfo/Idh/MocA family protein, translated as MSQPFSRRDFVATSSTLAMGAMIVPRHVLGGQGYQAPSATLNIACVGIGGMGMNNMAQMLTDNIVAVCDVDFGYVERNIEGRLKPRQGEPTPQNLKLAEVYKAAAKYTDFREMLSKQKDIDAVMIATPDHLHAPIALAAMQLGKHVYVQKPLAYSVYETRLLAKAAAANPKVVTQMGNQGHSMEGSHRVIEVVRSGVLGKIKEVHVWTDRPVRYWAQGIPRPRPANAPVSTPNPRPTWNMGTVDNAVRSAMAANDHTLPPGLNWDLYLGPAPDLAYHPAYHPFAWRGWLDFGVGAIGDMGAHLIDQSFTALELTYPTSITASSSPWGGGAQNPATYPLAMMAQFEFPAVGKRGPVDLYWYDGGLLPPRPAMLPDDAPISAPGSDGGGGMLVGEKGILIHETYGNRPRIYPESVSKKAETVKQSIPRITVSHEQNWIQACKGEAQASSPFAQAAPLTETMLLGIAALRAGQGRKVLYDAPNKAFTNAPEANKFLTREYRKGWEL; from the coding sequence ATGTCCCAGCCGTTTTCGCGCCGCGATTTTGTGGCCACGTCGTCTACACTCGCCATGGGTGCCATGATCGTGCCCCGCCATGTGCTGGGCGGTCAGGGGTATCAGGCGCCCAGCGCCACGCTCAACATCGCCTGCGTGGGCATCGGCGGCATGGGCATGAACAACATGGCGCAGATGCTCACGGACAACATCGTGGCGGTCTGCGACGTGGACTTCGGATACGTCGAGCGCAACATCGAGGGGCGGCTCAAGCCGCGGCAGGGTGAACCCACGCCACAGAATCTCAAGCTCGCTGAGGTGTACAAGGCGGCCGCCAAGTACACGGATTTCCGCGAGATGCTGAGCAAGCAGAAGGACATCGACGCGGTGATGATTGCCACGCCCGATCATCTGCATGCGCCAATCGCGCTCGCGGCCATGCAACTGGGCAAGCACGTGTACGTGCAGAAGCCGCTGGCCTACTCGGTGTACGAAACGCGTTTGCTGGCCAAGGCGGCGGCCGCCAATCCCAAGGTGGTCACGCAGATGGGAAATCAGGGCCACTCCATGGAGGGCTCGCATCGTGTCATCGAGGTGGTGCGCAGCGGCGTGCTCGGCAAGATCAAAGAAGTGCACGTGTGGACGGATCGCCCCGTGCGCTACTGGGCGCAGGGCATTCCGCGTCCGCGTCCAGCCAACGCGCCGGTGTCCACGCCCAATCCGCGTCCCACCTGGAACATGGGAACGGTGGACAACGCGGTGCGGTCCGCCATGGCGGCCAACGACCACACGCTGCCGCCGGGACTCAACTGGGATCTCTACCTCGGACCGGCGCCCGACCTCGCGTATCACCCGGCCTATCATCCGTTCGCGTGGCGCGGCTGGCTGGACTTCGGTGTGGGCGCCATCGGTGACATGGGCGCACATCTCATCGACCAGTCGTTCACCGCACTCGAGCTCACCTATCCCACCAGCATCACGGCCTCGTCGAGCCCCTGGGGTGGTGGCGCGCAGAACCCGGCCACCTATCCGCTGGCCATGATGGCTCAGTTCGAATTCCCGGCAGTCGGCAAGCGCGGCCCGGTGGATCTCTACTGGTACGATGGTGGCCTGCTGCCGCCGCGTCCCGCCATGCTGCCCGACGATGCGCCCATCTCGGCGCCCGGCAGTGACGGTGGTGGCGGCATGCTCGTTGGCGAGAAGGGTATCCTCATTCACGAGACCTACGGCAACCGGCCGCGCATCTATCCCGAGTCGGTGAGCAAGAAGGCCGAGACGGTGAAGCAGAGCATTCCTCGCATCACCGTGTCGCACGAACAGAACTGGATTCAGGCTTGCAAGGGTGAAGCCCAGGCCAGCTCGCCGTTTGCGCAGGCGGCGCCGCTTACGGAAACCATGCTACTGGGCATTGCGGCGCTGCGTGCAGGACAGGGGCGCAAGGTGCTCTACGACGCGCCGAACAAAGCGTTCACCAATGCGCCGGAAGCGAACAAGTTTCTCACGCGCGAGTACCGGAAGGGATGGGAGCTTTGA
- a CDS encoding M20/M25/M40 family metallo-hydrolase: MSGRSLPVARWVPALGVSLCAVALCARPAYAQGATPWTVSTAAPAGFDRALAQRTAEVHLTRLIGLNTQNPPGNELLTAQYFDSVFASIPGVERHVLPAADGRANFVARLKAPNASKRPVIIMGHMDVVGVDSAKWKTPPFTATRVNEAGVEYLYGRGAIDDKGMLATATAAMQQLAARRDQLDRDVIFMATAAEEGGPEVGIEHMVTRHYDLIKDAEFALNEGGRVRVADGVVKSVNIQTTEKVSYNVVASATGPSGHGSVPLPDNVLAALSRAVQRVHAYRAPVKLNETTRLYFARLARIEKDPVMKAAMQRISATGASAAQVNAAAVVLSREPLHNAVLRSGQSLTLLRGGIRSNVIPSEASATFNLRVLPNDDVREVVAAFNRVGGEKQVTFALDGEPRTSPPVSPVSTALYRAMESSATAMVPSTTVIPFMSTGATDGAALRAKGIPTYGILPMPLPMEDELRMHGDNERVPVAALGWATEFLYRTLVQVTAK; encoded by the coding sequence TTGAGCGGGCGTTCGTTGCCGGTGGCGCGGTGGGTGCCGGCGCTTGGTGTGAGTTTGTGCGCTGTGGCCCTGTGCGCGCGCCCTGCCTACGCGCAGGGCGCTACGCCGTGGACGGTGAGCACAGCGGCGCCAGCCGGTTTTGACAGAGCGCTCGCGCAGCGCACGGCCGAAGTGCACCTCACACGGCTCATCGGGCTCAACACGCAGAATCCGCCGGGTAACGAGCTGCTCACCGCGCAGTACTTCGACTCGGTGTTTGCCAGCATTCCCGGTGTAGAGCGGCATGTGCTGCCCGCCGCTGATGGTCGCGCCAACTTCGTGGCCCGTCTCAAGGCGCCCAACGCCAGCAAGCGCCCCGTGATCATCATGGGGCACATGGACGTGGTGGGCGTGGACAGTGCCAAGTGGAAGACGCCACCGTTCACGGCCACGCGGGTGAACGAAGCGGGCGTGGAGTATCTGTACGGTCGCGGCGCCATTGACGACAAAGGCATGCTGGCCACGGCCACGGCGGCCATGCAGCAACTGGCGGCGCGTCGTGATCAGCTCGACCGCGATGTGATCTTCATGGCCACGGCCGCCGAGGAAGGCGGACCGGAAGTGGGCATCGAGCACATGGTCACGCGGCACTACGATCTCATCAAGGATGCCGAGTTCGCGCTCAACGAAGGCGGGCGAGTGCGTGTGGCCGATGGTGTGGTCAAGTCGGTCAACATCCAGACCACCGAGAAGGTGTCGTATAACGTGGTGGCCTCGGCTACGGGCCCGAGTGGTCATGGCTCGGTGCCGTTGCCCGACAATGTGCTGGCAGCGCTTTCACGTGCGGTGCAGCGGGTGCATGCCTATCGCGCGCCGGTCAAGCTCAACGAAACCACGCGGCTCTACTTTGCGCGTCTCGCGCGCATCGAGAAGGACCCGGTCATGAAGGCGGCCATGCAGCGCATTTCCGCAACTGGCGCATCGGCTGCGCAGGTCAACGCGGCAGCAGTGGTGTTGTCGCGCGAGCCGCTGCACAACGCCGTGCTGCGCAGCGGGCAGTCGCTCACGCTGCTGCGTGGCGGTATTCGCAGCAACGTCATTCCCAGCGAGGCCAGCGCCACCTTCAACCTGCGTGTGTTGCCCAACGACGATGTGCGTGAGGTGGTGGCGGCCTTCAATCGCGTGGGCGGCGAGAAGCAGGTCACGTTTGCGCTGGACGGTGAGCCGCGCACGTCGCCGCCGGTGTCTCCGGTGAGCACGGCGCTGTACCGCGCCATGGAGTCGAGTGCCACGGCCATGGTGCCGAGCACCACGGTCATTCCGTTCATGAGCACGGGCGCCACCGATGGGGCGGCGCTGCGTGCCAAGGGTATCCCGACCTACGGCATTCTGCCCATGCCACTGCCCATGGAAGACGAACTGCGCATGCATGGCGACAACGAACGCGTTCCAGTGGCGGCGCTGGGTTGGGCCACGGAATTTCTCTATCGCACGCTCGTGCAGGTGACGGCCAAGTGA
- a CDS encoding M16 family metallopeptidase: protein MLAFAAPLYAPPATLAAQSRAELQKVLKRTVLANGLEVVVVENHGVPIATLEINVRNGAFTQSPEYNGLAHMYEHMFFKANKDLPSAEAFTDRAGELGAVFNGTTQEERVNYYLTLPADSVAGGLRFLASALINPLFLEDELKREKEVVLGEYDRNEAQPGFHWQQKATDLLYPGQTSRKNTIGDRTVLANVTSAQMREIQRKYYVPNNCVLIVTGDVVPERIFALAQEVFGSWPRGADPFVADPIPPIPALDGNKAQIAEEPIGVVAVLIQWQGPSVGKDPGATFAADVFSDVLNTPGSTFQKNLVDSGLWQGIGVNYYTLNQVGPISISGQTTPDKFRAAMAALERELARFTDPSYITPRELEAVKAQRAVSSAFGIEKASEIAHTIGFWWSVANLDYFMSYTDQMAQQRITDLMRYTRTYIAGKPRVVNVLLSSQARRQTGLTERELLSPIKAEIRP from the coding sequence ATGCTGGCCTTTGCGGCGCCGCTGTATGCGCCACCGGCCACGCTGGCCGCGCAATCGCGCGCCGAACTGCAGAAGGTGCTCAAGCGCACCGTGCTGGCCAACGGGCTCGAAGTCGTGGTGGTGGAAAACCACGGTGTGCCCATTGCCACGCTCGAAATCAATGTGCGCAACGGGGCCTTCACGCAGTCGCCCGAGTACAACGGCCTCGCGCACATGTACGAGCACATGTTCTTCAAGGCCAACAAGGACCTGCCCTCGGCCGAGGCCTTCACCGATCGCGCCGGCGAGCTGGGGGCGGTGTTCAACGGCACCACTCAGGAAGAGCGCGTCAACTATTACCTCACGCTGCCTGCCGACTCGGTGGCCGGTGGTCTGCGCTTTCTCGCCAGTGCGCTCATCAATCCGCTCTTTCTCGAGGATGAGCTCAAGCGCGAGAAGGAAGTGGTGCTGGGCGAGTACGACCGCAACGAGGCGCAGCCCGGTTTTCATTGGCAGCAGAAGGCCACGGACCTGCTGTATCCGGGTCAGACCAGCCGCAAGAACACCATCGGCGACCGCACGGTACTGGCCAACGTCACGTCGGCGCAGATGCGCGAGATCCAGCGCAAGTACTACGTGCCCAACAACTGCGTGCTGATCGTGACGGGCGACGTGGTGCCCGAGCGCATCTTTGCGCTGGCGCAGGAGGTGTTTGGCAGTTGGCCGCGCGGCGCCGATCCTTTTGTGGCCGATCCCATTCCGCCCATTCCCGCGCTCGATGGCAACAAGGCGCAGATTGCCGAAGAGCCCATTGGCGTGGTGGCGGTGCTCATTCAGTGGCAGGGCCCGAGTGTGGGCAAGGACCCGGGTGCCACGTTTGCGGCCGACGTGTTCAGTGATGTGCTCAACACACCGGGCAGCACATTTCAGAAGAACCTGGTGGACTCGGGGCTCTGGCAGGGCATTGGGGTGAACTACTACACCCTCAATCAGGTGGGGCCCATTTCCATCAGTGGCCAGACCACGCCAGACAAGTTCCGCGCCGCCATGGCGGCGCTCGAGCGTGAACTCGCGCGCTTCACCGACCCCAGCTACATCACCCCGCGTGAACTCGAGGCCGTGAAAGCGCAGCGCGCCGTGTCGAGTGCCTTTGGCATTGAAAAGGCCTCGGAGATTGCGCACACGATTGGCTTCTGGTGGAGTGTGGCCAATCTCGACTACTTCATGAGCTACACCGACCAGATGGCCCAGCAGCGCATCACGGATCTCATGCGCTATACGCGCACCTACATCGCGGGCAAGCCGCGCGTGGTGAATGTGCTGCTTTCCAGTCAGGCGCGGCGGCAGACCGGCCTCACCGAGCGTGAGCTGCTCTCGCCCATCAAGGCGGAGATCCGGCCATGA
- the murB gene encoding UDP-N-acetylmuramate dehydrogenase, with protein MSSHAPHTPAALAGLDASRLRAQVPLAPFTTFRIGGPADWYYEATSAEDLAQAVTAARESHMPWFVLGLGANILVGDRGVRGLVIRNRATQHHVTPDGVLHTESGAVVQQLVLDTVRAGWSGLEHYIGIPSTVGGALWQNLHFLSPAPERERTMFISEVFRDCDILAEDGTRRTVDADYMQFGYDDSVFHHRRDIVLAARFQLSADDPARLHRVLQENLAWRGARHPWLEVHPSAGSIFKKIEGVGAGRLIDQCGLKGFRMGGAQISHMHANIMVNLGGATAADVRALIAHAQTAVFERFGQRLETEIGMIGEF; from the coding sequence ATGTCCTCGCATGCCCCCCACACGCCCGCGGCCCTCGCCGGCCTCGACGCCTCCCGCCTGCGCGCCCAGGTGCCGCTGGCGCCATTCACCACCTTTCGTATTGGCGGGCCGGCCGACTGGTACTACGAGGCCACGAGCGCCGAGGACCTGGCACAGGCGGTGACCGCCGCGCGCGAGTCCCACATGCCGTGGTTCGTGCTGGGCCTCGGCGCCAACATTCTGGTGGGTGATCGTGGTGTGCGCGGGTTGGTCATTCGCAATCGCGCCACGCAGCATCACGTGACGCCGGACGGCGTGTTGCACACGGAAAGCGGCGCCGTGGTGCAGCAGCTCGTGCTCGACACCGTGCGCGCGGGCTGGTCGGGACTCGAACACTACATCGGCATTCCGAGCACGGTGGGCGGCGCGCTGTGGCAGAATCTGCATTTTCTCTCGCCGGCACCCGAGCGCGAACGCACCATGTTCATCAGTGAGGTCTTCCGCGACTGCGACATTCTCGCGGAAGACGGCACACGACGCACCGTCGACGCCGACTACATGCAGTTCGGGTACGACGACAGTGTGTTTCATCATCGGCGCGACATTGTGCTGGCCGCGCGCTTTCAACTCAGCGCCGACGATCCGGCGCGTCTGCATCGTGTGCTGCAGGAAAACCTCGCCTGGCGCGGCGCGCGTCATCCCTGGCTGGAGGTGCATCCCAGCGCCGGGTCCATCTTCAAGAAGATCGAGGGCGTGGGCGCGGGCCGTCTCATCGATCAGTGCGGCCTCAAGGGATTCCGCATGGGGGGCGCGCAGATCTCGCACATGCACGCCAACATCATGGTCAATCTGGGTGGCGCCACGGCGGCCGATGTGCGGGCGCTCATTGCGCACGCCCAGACGGCAGTGTTCGAGCGCTTTGGCCAGCGGCTGGAAACCGAGATCGGGATGATCGGGGAGTTCTGA